One Halolamina litorea genomic window carries:
- a CDS encoding MFS transporter → MSSRDRTALALVVWAVMLSQTLLYPGVDRLVAAMGFGSGDYLDASTWFLAAEFAAFALAAGVWGAASDTAGRRIPFVAAGAVLGALGYGVLALLGPTGPAFELVLLVRFLQGAATVGAFSLAMSMLADLGEGNGRNMGAAGIAIGLGTALGAPLGGQLYSVGPFVPLWTGAGLLLLIGVATFLVADHAPEGDHEGVREAFGALRRTPSLAVPFAFGFADRLTAGFFALVGTVYFRTAFDLSPAETGLTLALFFAPFGLLQYPFGRLSDRFGRTVPIVAGSAFYGIVVLGIGAAESVFPARGEALLAVQFGMVAVGVLGALMAPATMALVVDLAPTGERGVALAGFNIAGSLGFLAGVVGGGLVADDLGYPAAFGFAGGAEVLLALVAIPAFLRLQIQREKMFS, encoded by the coding sequence GTGTCCTCCCGCGACCGGACCGCGCTCGCACTCGTCGTCTGGGCGGTGATGCTCTCCCAGACGCTGCTCTACCCCGGGGTCGACCGGCTGGTCGCCGCGATGGGGTTCGGGAGCGGGGACTACCTCGACGCCAGCACGTGGTTCCTCGCCGCCGAGTTCGCGGCGTTCGCCCTCGCCGCCGGCGTCTGGGGCGCCGCCAGCGACACGGCGGGCCGCCGCATTCCCTTCGTCGCCGCCGGCGCGGTACTCGGCGCGCTGGGCTACGGGGTGCTCGCCCTCCTCGGCCCGACCGGGCCGGCGTTCGAACTCGTTCTCCTCGTCCGGTTCCTCCAGGGGGCTGCGACCGTCGGCGCGTTCTCGCTCGCCATGTCGATGCTCGCCGACCTGGGCGAGGGGAACGGCCGAAACATGGGCGCCGCCGGCATCGCCATCGGCCTCGGTACCGCACTCGGTGCGCCCCTCGGCGGGCAACTCTACTCCGTCGGCCCGTTCGTGCCGCTCTGGACCGGCGCCGGCCTCCTGCTGCTGATCGGCGTCGCCACGTTCCTCGTCGCCGACCACGCCCCCGAGGGCGACCACGAGGGCGTGCGCGAGGCGTTCGGCGCGCTCCGGCGGACCCCGTCGCTCGCGGTCCCGTTCGCCTTCGGCTTCGCCGACCGGCTGACGGCGGGCTTTTTCGCGCTGGTCGGCACCGTCTACTTCCGCACCGCCTTCGACCTCTCGCCGGCCGAAACGGGGCTCACGCTCGCGCTGTTTTTCGCCCCGTTCGGCCTGCTGCAGTACCCCTTCGGCCGGCTTTCCGATCGCTTCGGCCGAACCGTCCCGATCGTCGCCGGCTCGGCGTTCTACGGGATCGTCGTGCTCGGGATCGGGGCCGCCGAGTCGGTGTTCCCCGCCCGGGGCGAGGCGCTGCTGGCGGTGCAGTTCGGGATGGTCGCCGTCGGCGTCCTCGGCGCGCTGATGGCGCCGGCGACGATGGCGTTGGTCGTCGACCTCGCGCCGACAGGGGAGCGCGGCGTCGCGCTGGCGGGGTTCAACATCGCCGGCAGTCTGGGCTTCCTCGCCGGCGTCGTCGGCGGCGGGTTGGTCGCCGACGACCTCGGCTACCCCGCGGCGTTCGGCTTCGCCGGCGGCGCCGAGGTCCTGCTGGCGCTGGTGGCGATCCCGGCGTTCCTCCGGCTCCAGATCCAACGCGAAAAGATGTTCAGTTAG
- a CDS encoding metal-dependent transcriptional regulator, whose amino-acid sequence MNTADQYLKAIYLVQRTDDGPAATGRVADSLDVSPASANEMIGKLEERGLAEHEKYKGVSLTDDGIARAEDALRTYCIIERFLANVLSVEEFREEARQLEPVIDETVADRLDTIIDRADECPDCFDAEADACCYLAGTCEQGAD is encoded by the coding sequence ATGAACACGGCCGATCAGTACCTCAAGGCGATCTACCTCGTCCAGCGCACCGACGACGGCCCCGCGGCGACGGGTCGTGTGGCCGACTCACTCGACGTGAGCCCCGCGAGCGCGAACGAGATGATCGGTAAGCTCGAGGAGCGCGGGCTCGCAGAACACGAGAAGTACAAGGGCGTCTCGCTCACCGACGACGGGATCGCCCGCGCGGAGGACGCGCTCCGGACGTACTGCATCATCGAGCGCTTCCTCGCGAACGTCCTCTCCGTGGAGGAGTTCCGCGAGGAAGCCCGCCAACTGGAGCCGGTGATCGACGAGACGGTCGCCGACCGACTGGACACCATCATCGATCGCGCCGACGAGTGTCCGGACTGCTTCGACGCCGAGGCCGACGCCTGTTGCTATCTCGCCGGGACGTGTGAGCAGGGCGCGGACTGA
- a CDS encoding ferritin family protein — MSVDQRVDSDHQLARLLQIGVVLEEVVEARAYRHYQSLAEEDRDLEADVEALLADAAEESARHRERLEELVDELDAESIPFGDVETLVEARYGRTKPEDFDGVLYDQLCNEETAYKFYDDLIDAIGASDAEFSVDRERLLGVLSEIRDQEAAGVEEVTRIMEARE, encoded by the coding sequence GTGAGCGTCGACCAGCGGGTCGACTCCGACCACCAACTCGCCCGCCTGCTCCAGATCGGCGTGGTTCTCGAGGAAGTGGTCGAGGCACGCGCGTACCGACACTACCAAAGTCTCGCCGAGGAGGACCGCGACCTCGAGGCCGACGTGGAGGCGCTCCTGGCCGACGCCGCCGAGGAGTCGGCCCGCCACCGCGAGCGCTTGGAGGAACTGGTCGACGAACTCGACGCCGAGTCGATCCCCTTCGGCGACGTGGAGACGCTGGTCGAGGCCCGCTACGGCCGGACCAAGCCCGAGGATTTCGACGGCGTCCTCTACGACCAACTCTGTAACGAGGAGACGGCCTACAAGTTTTACGACGACCTGATCGACGCCATCGGCGCCAGCGACGCCGAGTTCTCGGTCGACCGCGAGCGCCTGCTCGGGGTGCTCTCGGAGATCCGCGACCAGGAGGCCGCGGGCGTCGAAGAAGTTACGCGGATCATGGAGGCTCGGGAATGA